DNA sequence from the Suricata suricatta isolate VVHF042 chromosome 5, meerkat_22Aug2017_6uvM2_HiC, whole genome shotgun sequence genome:
AAGCTTCCTAAAGGGAGGGTCAGTGCCTGTCTGAGTCATtgctctcccactttctcccaGTACAACCTGGGACATGGTACCTGACAAATGTATTCTCACACTCTCAGTTACCTGGTGCTGCCCTGAACTCTATCTAGGTAATGAAGAAGAAGCAAGTATGGGTAACCATGaattagagttttaaatataatatatacagttGTCTAGTGGGATAGCCTAAAAGTTCAAATAGTGATacttcctcattttctccatttcagcCTGTCAGTGGATAATGTTGATTGCTTGGATATCACTCACTGAAATTACCACTTCTTTGGTCATTCATTTCCCCCAAGACCTAACTCTATTggccttgctctttctctgtaacCAAAGCtaggaatgaaaaagaatgttgAAAGTCAGTTCTTACCAAGGTCCACCTACCAGGACAAGGCATTTAAATCCAATTACTTAGTTCCTANNNNNNNNNNNNNNNNNNNNNNNNNNNNNNNNNNNNNNNNNNNNNNNNNNNNNNNNNNNNNNNNNNNNNNNNNNNNNNNNNNNNNNNNNNNNNNNNNNNNTTATATTCTTAGGAGTCAGCAGAAGAGGCACAAAGGTCAGCTTGTATTACCATAGACACCTATCATGTCTGTGAAACTTTACAGAATCTTCCCAagaatctttttaagaaatgatagATGCCCTTCTTTCTAGGAAGTTTTACATGCATGTGGTTGTAACCGTGATTCCATCAAATCACAGTTAgaccaagaaaacatttttatatggttTCCATAAGTTCTCTACCCAAAAACCTAATGACCACCCAATTTTGGGCCTCCTGTTTGTTTTAGAGATTCTCAAGACCACCCATCTGTTCAGTGACTTACAAGAAAGACTCACagaactcaatatatatttatattcacagCTAAGGATTATCACAGTGAAAGGATGTACAACAGGATCAACAAGGAAGAAAGATACAGGTAGCATCCCCAAAAATTCATTTATAGACTTctgatgctctctccctcccatgaGTGGACAGACCATGTGTGCTTCTTTCTCCACTAGCAAAAAGTGCAGCGATACACATGCAATATTTCTGCCCAGAGAAGCTCATTAGAGACACAGCAGCAGGTTTTCACTGGGACTGGTTCTACGGACATCCTTTGCCTGACAATTAGCAAAACTCCAGACTTCCAGAATAAAGTAGGTGTTCACCATAAATTATGTCATTTGCACAGTTTAGGCATAGTGAATCATCCTTATCCATTAGGGAATGGAGAGAACATTCCAAAAGCCAAGTTCCCAGATGCCAGCCCAGGGCCGAACTAGCAAGCAGATCGTTCTAAAGATAGCAGCCGCAGGCTTGCTATATTAACTCTTTTCTGCACaccattctttaaattttcttccgGAATATATATTGTAGGAAATAGAAAGTTCACACTTCTCACTCTTTGTACACGTggctaaagaaaatgtggttagCCTCGATTTTTAGATAATCTCACTAGCCTATTACTAGCAATTATCATTTTTAGGTAAATGTTACTTTTAGTAATATTGTTAATTAATATATTGTTGCCATCAATCCTATTACTAACTTTTCATAGTGGCAATATTGTTAATCTGTATGATTAATATATTGGatattatttctatataatattcatattaatCCATTCAGTgattattaacatatttttaaaggtcttAACATGCTGAGATCATGAAAACCTAAGGAGCTTCTGTGTTTGgttccttgttttatttctcttttcatctgtTAACAGGACTGACTTTCTGCAGTTTGAAAGAGGCCAACCATGGATTTCAGACGTGTGAAGGACTATTTCTCCTGGCTCTACTATCAATACCAAATCATTAGCTGCTGTGCTGTCTTGGAACCCTGGGAGCGATCCATGTTCAATACGATCCTACTAACCATTTTTGCTATGGTGGTATACACCGCCTATGTTTTTATCCCAATCCACATTCGTCTGGCTTGggaatttttctccaaaatatgtGGCTATCACAGTCCAATTTCTAATTAAGCTTAGTTGCATTCTGTGAATTGGCATTGCCTATGTAAATGTTGCTTACACTTTACCAATTTATTGTGTGAATACTGTGTCTTCTTTCACTATCTGATCTGAAAAGCTCCCTTCTCTATGCACTCTTGTATCTTGCCTGAAATGTGAGATAGGTGTTTCTTTAGGTTCTTTTGTACATTCTGCATTGTGCATCGGACCATGGATAACACATAAAGACCTTACCTCACATACCAACCATATTCTCTCAACTTAAATCTAcaacttcagattttttttaatcagaaatttcatataaaatttttctgGGAAGTTGGCTCCTAAGAGACCTACCAGAATCCTACTTAAAATGCTCCCTTGATACTTGTTCTGTACtaaaaggtatatttttaaaaaattgttcataaGCTCCTGTCAAAAGTATCCTACCTTGTTTACCACATATGAAGAGATATGAATAAATTATATGGGCCCCCTAAAGTCTTATTTTCTAGTAAACCGCTGATACCTAAAATTCTTTTACTTCAAGTGCAAAAGAATAGGCTGGAGGCAATTATCTCTTTTCAGACATGGTTCATGAATTATTTCAAATGTCTCTAAAAGTCTGGCTTTATAACACTTTAAAATCAACAATGTTGATTTTAGATAACTCAGTAAGTATGATGATACAAAGATATTAAGTGTAAGGAACAAAATATAATCAAAGTAAATTCAAATGTGACGTGCAGTGCTGCCTGGGCCTTGCATAATCCTGaggagctgggaggtggggggggagaaaagaaattgCTTTCTTTCTGTGATTTCACTCAGCCGAGGGAGGAGGAAAGCATGCATTGGGCTACAGGAAGAAAAGCTAATAAATAGACTGGAAGTAATATTCTACCAGCAGGAACTCGACAGCTCCAGTTAAATGCTTTGATATAGTGGTTCCTTTGCAGAGCAAAAACAAGATTTATTAAATTTCCTTCAAAGTgtttatctcaaaaacaaatatgtttttaattatactGCTGATTCAAATGTGAATGCCAAAGGCTGAACCTTACAGTTTGTCTTTCCTTCCAATAAATATTAAGGTTAATAATTCTGGAGggtaaaaatggaaatagttttTGGACAACATTTACACCTATGTTTgtgttatggagaaaaaaaaattcccaggaaGCCTAGAGAGAAAGATGTTTGGCATGCCAAATTAACATGCatgtttgttaaaaaaacaaaaatacgtGTTTTGAAGATAAAACCAGATCTGAACATGTACTGTtgatttttgcaaaataaaattaggtttaattttgtaaataaaatattcacctCCAGATTTGCTTTTTCCTCATATTGCCCTAAATATCTAGGTGCTTCTGTCCTCATTTGTCCCCAGACTTCCCTTTTCTTACTAATCCATTGTGGCAGCTGATCTTAAAACAGTAGGATAAAACTTATATTTATCAAGGGTCTTCTCCAAGTTGAACACATTTTATGAGTTTAAGTAGGTATTAAGGTCTCCCAGTTACAGTTAAGGAAAGTAGAACTTGGAAAAGATGCAATTCACGTTAAAGGTCTTTAGCTACTGGTGGCAAAGCAAGGAAGCAAATCCAGGACCACACAGGGCCCTGAAGTATTTGCAACATGCAAGCCCATGGGAGGATAATGTGAGCAAATGAAAGCTGATGGGATAGGGTCACCAACATGTCACAAAGCATAACCACATCAACGTAAAGGGGCAAGGGTATGAGGAGACAGCTTAGGTCAGAGGAAAAACAGGCCCAAGTCCCagcttccccttctctgcttacTCAGGTTCCATGTTCACCCATTTCTATGCTGTCCAGCCCCATATGCCTATTTTGAAAGGCtgctttcacttttaaatatttaacagagGATTCTCAGTTAAGCATGAACTTGGACACATTCCCAGCTCACAATGATTCAACACCCTTATATACATGGACCCCTGCTAAGTACTTTTGGAATTCAATTACAAAGATACTGCATTGACCTTCTTAAAACCCTCctaaaaataagagttaaaataaatgtgaatagaTACAGTAAAGCTTAATAAAAGATAGCGCAAAGCACTGCCCCAGGATGTCACTTTGAAGGTAAGCATTTCCTCTGAGAAATCAAAATGATAAACACAGGGTCCAACAAATATAATCAGAGTTTGGATGAAAACTTATCTGCATGCAGAAGGCAAGAAAGTCCTACCTGCTGTGTCTGCTCTCAATTTTCTAGAAGAGGCAGAGATGCTCTTTACATGACTATAGTTAATCTAGTTTACAAACATTGtttatatgctttttcttttcttcttttgtatgtttatttcaaTGGTGgtcacaaaacttaaaaaaaaaaaaaaaagccaaaaatttCACAGTTAAAATGGGCTTGTGTTTGTTACTCACTTAACTTGGAATCAGAAACTGTTCCTGCCCTGATTTTGGCCAAGTCAACATTTTATGAAATGCTAAGAAATCAGACGGTTTTAACAGGATAATATTGGTCAGTCTTTGTTAGTAAGTTGTGTGTACCAAAAAAATCACTAGttcacattctttcttcttccatcatTAGCATATTTAGATTCTCTCACTAGTAGAGCATGTGTCCCTTGGAATTCAGGAAATTTATTGTTTCTGAATGCCCAGTATCTAGCCCAGTGTGTAATACAGAGCTTAACAGATACACCTCTTAGAGAACATTACATAGTTTCCCATATCCTGTATCCACACAGAGACAAGGAAACTCAGTATTTGTATTGGGCCAACCTCAGAATGGACAACTTCCATCTGGCAACAAAAGAGtaacattcatttgtttatttcttcattcaacaaacatattAAAAGCCAACCATGTTCTGATACAGGAATGGCAAGATGGATAGATATATGATAAGGAAACTAGGTGGTAGGTATTCACATGTTTTTTGTAAAATTCTCTCAACTTTACTACATGTTtgaaagttttcattaaaaaaacagtggAGGACAAGTCTAGCACATGCTAGTTGNNNNNNNNNNNNNNNNNNNNNNNNNNNNNNNNNNNNNNNNNNNNNNNNNNNNNNNNNNNNNNNNNNNNNNNNNNNNNNNNNNNNNNNNNNNNNNNNNNNNactgagccacccaggcacaccaacaGTCTTTATACATCTGACTGGAAGAAAGGACTCCAATTTTCCACCATGAAACAGAATGCTATTCTCTAGGTACTTTGCATCATCAATACAGACTAAAACCAAAAAATCAGTAGCACGGTTCTTCCAAGGGATTAAATTATCCCAACACTAATTCTAGAGCTTGAAAAGGCTTTGAAAGCAAACCTCAGGGCTTGGGTTCTCTTTGATTCATTCCTGAATTATTATGCTGAGAACAGTGAAAGTAATAGTATTGAGAAGATTTAATGTCAGTCTTATCAGAGCAGggctaatttttaattttagttatttggttagaaaatataaagaaatagggTACAGAGAaggatttccaaaataaaattacagttgCCTTTACTATGATGGCAAAGACTATTTCTGTAGCTTTTTCATGAACAAAGTGATGATGTATTCCATTAACAGTATTCACACTTCTCATCATTTCCAGATGGAAATCAAAATTCAAATTGCtgcttttattattgtatttttgttcCTAAAAGAGGCAGCATTTAACCCAGATGTCtgattgtgggggaggggagattgcAAAATAGAGGAGAGAGCGCTCCAGGGCCTACCTCCCAGCCTCCGGCCTCCACAGCCACACAGAGCAGCCAGTAAATTCCCTGGATGGCACCGTCCTGTTCTCTGGGAATGCAGGGACTGAGGAGAGCCGCCTGTCATTTAGCGTGGATTCCCACTCAGCAGTGAGACTGGAGAAAGGgacaaggaggaaagagagagaggggttgggggaggagagggaagtaCTTCATCCTTTTGTTCTTTAAGGTTTTACTTGGAAAGTCTCCCTTTCAGGCAAAGTGCAGTCCTTCTCCTCTGTCCTCATTCCTCAAAGAACTTCCCTGATCTCATATACTTTTTTCCTAACATGAGCAATATCCAAATGTTTTACATCTTGttcatattaatatttgtttcttttgttaaaataattctcCTTTTCCCACGGCTAAAATAAATCTTCTGAATAATCAGGCAATTGATCCTCCATCCTCCAGTGGGTCTTATGTCTTCCCTCCTCTATCTCCTGGCTTCTAAGTTCCACTCTGCCTCACCCCATCCCAGCCCTACTGTGTCACTATTTTTCAAAGCTCAATAACCTCCTTAAAAAATTAGGGAGTGGACTTGGGTCTCTTCAAAGACTCTTGAAAGTAAAGTCTACAGTCTATGAAATTGACTCTCAACATTTCAGCTTCTTGAAGCTTCCTCtggttatttttaacatttttaaatgtttatttattttttgagataaagatagagacagagtgtaagcaggggagggacagagagagggggagacacagaatctaaagcaggctccaggctccaagctgtcagcattttgtggggctcagacccacaaactgagatcatgagccaaagtcgaacacttaccggactgagccacccaggcgcccatcccCTAGTTATTGATAGGAACCTGACCTTTCTCTGAAAACCTATGGCCATTATAACCCTACCACTAATTATCATTGTTGTAGGAAAAAGGTAAGATagtccataaataaaaataaacaagcaaacacacaaaatCCCAAAGAGCAACGGGTCAGTCCTTTACCTTAGATTCACGTGAAACAGTCTAGTTGACCGAATGGGTGGTGGGTTTATAGGAGAGGCCTTCCTGGGGGATTCAGCTTGCAGCTTGCATTTCAGTAGCCACTCCTCCCACACAGACCCTTCTCATCGCCTCCCAGACCTCTTCAGGTCCTCCTGCCTACTCCTACTTGGACCCCCAGGAAGGTTTACATCATTCTCAGCAACCTCAGTTTTCACCACTGGATGAACACAAAAGACTGGAGACGGAGGGGTAACTCTGACAAGAATCCAAAAAGAGGGAAGCAGTTCATGTCCTGGTCTAGCCAATAGACAAAGTGTCCAAAAAATCAGCTGTCAATGTAACTTCTGGTAGCTTATCTTGTGCACCTTATTGTGCAAAGGCACTACCAACCTCCTAGCCCTGAATTATATTTCCCTGAGCTGAGACAGTAACTGGCTccacaggagagggagaaaggagagtccACTACCCACATATGCATGTTCCATGCCTCTCCTGTGTCAGTGCCCACAGAGGTATGTGGGTGCTGCTGCTGGAGAGCACAGACCATAtgtgttgtgtatgtgtttggtttttgttattgttgttgctgtttttgttttcctcatgtaATTTTGTAAAAGCTCATTAAATGAACTGATGAATAAATTAAGTCCTTTTTATAATTCCAGGTTGAAAGGCATTGAGTAACATTCCAGATATGATTTGTCATTGAGTGATTCACATATAAGAGTTTCTTTTtagttggatctttttttttttttttttttttggagagagtaCCCATGTGCACACGAGCAGGAGAGACAGGcagttagagaaagaaagagtcccaaacaggctcaatcccaggctggatcccatgaccccaggggATCATGtcccaagcagaaatcaagagtcagatgctcaactgactgaaccatccaggtgcccctataaggaGAGTTTTAAACTCTGAATGAGGAGGTGAAGGTTTTGAGAAATTACTGACCCTTCCTTATAGTCTCCTACCTGTTGCTCCTCTTCTGCTCCTACAGTTCCTTTCACGGAAATCCCCACATGCGCATTGCTAAAAGATGGAGGATTTTCAAGGGCTAATTGATTAATTTCTCCTCAAGCACCACACCATTGGTTCTTATCTGTGGCTATACATTGGTATCATTTGGGAGCTCTAAAAACCACTAGTTCCTGGCCCCATCCCCAAAATTAAATCGAAATCCCTGGAAGGAGCCCCAAGCTGGTAGTttaaaaagctccccaggtgattttcATATTCAGCCCAGACTAAGAACCACTTTACCAGATCTTTATCAAGTACTAATTAAGTCACTAAAATCCATTTAGAGCGGGACTCTCCATTGACTTGCTCCCACTTGCCAGGTTCCAGAACATGTCTATGATATGGTCAAGGCTCCACTGTTTTTCTAGATACAGCCTAAATCACAACAAATACTACTTCCCTACAGTTTTTCTGTAAAGTACTTAACACTCCCCTAACAATGTGAAGTGCTAAATAGTTAAGAACATCACACTCCCCACTGGGTTTGGTTCCACGTAATGATGTCTTCAATCATTTCATCATGCATCATTTAGAAGCAGTAAAAGATCATAATTTGTGCTTAGAGGCTTGAAGCTCTAAGTACACTCAATCTGCCGCTGATGGGCTTGGTGGAGCTTTTTCATTTGCAACCTGAGTACAAGATCATGTCACAAGAATTTGGTTAAGCCAGATAGATAGTGCCATCAGCACTGTGGCAGAGCATGCCAACAGGCTTTGACATTTCCCCAGAACGTTGGAAGGCATCAAGGCATCGTGTGGATGAATGATCGTCCCTTTGCTTCCTTTTGTTTCCAATTACTTGCAGCTACCTGTGTTTCATGTAATATATTCATAGTATAGGATAttgttaaacaacaaaaacaaacagaggcCAGCCTTGAAAATCCTCTGAGCAGACAAAACCAGTTTAGTCACATAAGCAAAGCTTAATCTATCTTATTTTTTGCAAGACTAACTTGACTAGGTCATCTCTTGCTTATACCTGTGgaaatcataaacaaaaaagTTTCCCGAAGTTGACATGAGGTAACCCCCTAACCAATTCCCTATCAtttaataaaactgtaatattATAAACCAATAACTGTAAAGAATAGTCAATGCCTTTCTACTATATAAAGTGCTTGATAATGATACACATCTGAGCCTCATTCCATATTTCGGTTTGAGGGCTCTTGGTTTGAGGACTGTCTTTCAGGTGTGTGCACAGTAAACTTTTACTAATTGCTACTTAGGTGATCCCTGGTTTTCCACTGTTATTTATGAGCTCTGGacaacacacatacacgcatTTTTAAACCATCTAAAGCTATAGCAGTGTGGGGGTAACAGAGTGATTTTACTTAGAAACTAAGTTAACCAGGTGAAAATGTCTAATTGAAAATGAATACCAGTTGTGgatgatgagaaaataaataccaacTAGAGACCAAAAAAATCCAAGTTCTAGTTCTTGCTCAGGAAGCTCTGTGTCCCCTTAGGCAGGTCATTTCACTGCTCTAGGCTCCAGGTTGCTCTGCTCACCTGGGGATGACatatatgtttttgtctttttggttcTTTAGTCACTGGCAGGGCCTTTCTGAAGGGTTTGTTGAGAAGCATTCTGCAGCTGTATCAGCTCACCGGAAAGAAATCCATTATCAACAAATCGTGTCTATCATGAGGTCAGAAGAAGGAAAGTGAAGCTTAAGTTCCACTGGGCCAAATACCAGAGAATTACTTTCCTAATTCTAGAATGGatggaagggcgcctgggtggctcagccagttaagcatccaacttcggctcaggtcagatctcacggttcgtgagttcaagccccacataggactgtgctgacagctcagagcctagagcctgcttcagattctgtgtctccctctctctctacccctctcccactcttgctctgtctctttctctctcaaaaataagtaacctttAAGAAGTACAATGGATGGAGAccagtgaaaataaaatgaaaacaactattTCC
Encoded proteins:
- the SPTSSB gene encoding serine palmitoyltransferase small subunit B isoform X2; this translates as MDFRRVKDYFSWLYYQYQIISCCAVLEPWERSMFNTILLTIFAMVVYTAYVFIPIHIRLAWEFFSKICGYHSPISN